The following is a genomic window from Oncorhynchus kisutch isolate 150728-3 linkage group LG6, Okis_V2, whole genome shotgun sequence.
GTAGCAACGAGTGTCGGCAGGCTGCGGCAGACCAGTACCATCGGGCCCTGTGCCTAGGCACCTCCCAAGAGGACCCAAACCACCCCATCAGCAAACTAAAGGATGCCTGGAGGTGAGAGATGGATTTTCTGTTTAATTGAATACCACTAGATGGGGCCCATATTTTTCTTGGGCTGGATTTTATATTTTTACTAGCTGTCAAATTCTTGCTTCCTCATTTCCTCTaattcctcacctccctctcaaagcACCCTCCCTTGCAACTCCCTTGCTTTCAATTAGATTTGTGTAAACGAGGACGAGAAAGCAAGGATTTGACAGCTAATAACGTTTTCAGATCCAGCCCCAGTAATATTCTGTCTGTGATTGCTGCAGTATGAATTGACATTGTCCCTTATCTGTCCCCTAGGAGCATGCACTACCCTCCTGAGACCTCCAGCATCATGCTCATGGCCAGGATGGTGGCCACTGTCAAACAGGTGAGCCTCCTCTGCCTCCTGCCTCAGCCTTTTTTTTGTTGAGCTTCTCCAGTTCCAAAGTGGGTTGCACTTTGCATTTGCATTCTGTCTTTGTGGTGAATGTTAGTTTGAGATTAAGGTTTTTGGAGATTGAAAGATCTTCACAATGCCTGGGGAACCATTTAACCTGTCAGTTTGATATAATAAACCTATATTCTTTGCATACCTGTGCATAATATGTATTTCtcaaacataataataataataatgtttgaaTCATTTGTGTCATGCAGGCCCAGGACAAAGGGCACTGGCAGAAGCTGTTCTCTCAATTCTGCAGCCGTGCGGCCAACGAGGAGGAGGAGATTGCACATAAGCTTCTGGGAGAGAAGTTTCAGGTAAGCATAGAGATAATGCTTCCCCCATCCTTGTTTCCTAAATTCCCCTTAAGGCTCATTAGAGGTGGTCTGAGGAAAGGACCTTGGAACACTCCTCCAATGTGCTTTGAGAAGAATTGAGGAAACCAGGTTTGAGCTTCaaatttggtttaaaaaaaatgtggtcAGTAATTACCTTTGAGTCACCATTGGAATAGATTTTAAAATGGTTACTTAATGACTGTTACCTTCATTTTGACATTGTATTGGCTTTGTAGGGGCAGTTGACCGTACTACGAACCCTGTTTACAACGGCACTTTACGACGATCATCTCAATCGGGTGAGTGTGGCACCATTTCCCCTTTCACAACCAATTTATTTATAGACAtaaagtcgtggccaaaagttttgagaatgacacaaatatacattttcacaaagtctgctgcctcagtgtctttagatatttttgtcagatgttactattgaatactgaagtataattacaattataatcataagtgtcaaaggcttttattgacaattatatgaagttgatgcagagtcaatatttgcagtgttgacccttctctgcaatctgccctggtaTGCTGTCAATTGACTTCTGggccactgatggcagcccattcttgcataatcaatgcttggagtttgtcagaatttgtgggtttttgtttgtccacccacctcttgaggattgaccacacgttctcaatgggattaaggactggggagtttcctggccatggacccaaaatatcaatgttttgttccctgagccacttagttatcacttttgccttattgcaaggtgctccatcatgctggaaaatgcattgttcgtcaccaaactgttcctgaatggttgggagaagttgttctcggaggatgtgttggtaccattctttattcatggctgtgttctttggaaaaattgtgagtgagcccactcccttggctgagaagcaaccccacacatgaatggtctcgggatgctttactgttggcatggcacaggactgatggtagcactcaccttgtcttctccggacaagcttttttccggaagCCCCAAACAATcgtaaaggggattcatcagagaaaatgactttaccccagtcctcagcagtccaatccatgTACCTTTTGCAAAATATTAGTcggtccctgatgtttttcctggagagaagtggcttctttgctgcccttcttgacaccaggccatcctccaaaagtctttgcctcaactgtgtgtgcagatgcactcacacccgcctgctgccattcctgagcaagctctgtactggtggtgccccgatcccgcagctgaatcaactttaggagacggtcctggcgcttgctggactttcttgggcgccctgaagccttcttcacaacaattgaaccgctctccttgaagttcttgatgatctgataaatggttgatttatgtgcaatcttactggcagcaatatccttgcctgtgaagcccttttgtccaaagcaatgatgacggcacatgttcccttgcaggtaaccatggttgacagaggaagaacaatgattccaagcaccaccctccttttgaagtttccagtctgttattccaACTCAATCAGCATCACAGagggatctccagccttgtcctcgtcaacactcacacctgtgttaacgagagaatcaattacatgatgtcagctggtccttttgtggcagggctgaaatgcagtggaaatgtttttgggggattcagttcatttacatggcaaagagggactttgcaattcatctgatcactcttcataacattcttgagtatatgcaaattgccgtcatacaaactgaggcagcagactttgtgaaaattaatatttgtgtcattctcaaaacttttggccacgactgtacatgttTTTCAAGCTGGTACTTAGCTACTTCTTCGCTCCCAGTAGACAAGACTGTAAAATAATGTCTTTGATTGAACAATTTGTTATGGACATGTGTGATTATGATGCAGATAGTTTATGCTATAAGGTGTGTCCTTGCATGTTACAGTGGTTTACACCTGAGGGATTTCGTTCCCTCTTCTCCCTTGTGGGGACCAATGGACAGGGTATAGGTACCAGGTAAGGTTCATCTCTAAATCTCCAACTCATAAATAATGCACTGTGCCATTAGTCTGAATATTATTCAATTTAAAGTGCTGACATTGTTTTCTTATGTCTCGTTATCTAGTTCTCTCAGCCAATGGGTTCATGCATGTGATGCTTTGGCGCTGACTAGCCAGCAGAGGGAGCAATTGGATTCCTTCATTGACCAACTATACAAGGATGTCGAGAAAGGTCACAATTCCCTCCCTACACTCAAATACAGTGCCGTTTCCTGTGACATCTGTACCGTTTGAGGAATACTGCAGAAAACTGTCTGATAAATAGATTTGAGTCTAAACCTACATTACCAAGAAAGTTCTTCAGAGGCTTTGTACAGCTCACATTTTATGAAAGATAGTAAATAATACTTGGCGCCTCTGAATTGGAGTGGCTTGACTCAGGCATATTTGAAATCATTACTAATATGGAATGAATCTCCTCTACTGACAATGGAGGTCAGAGCTGAATTAGATTTGTCTCCGCAGAGACCGGTGACTTTCTGAACTGCGAGGGTTCCGGGCTCTTCCTACTGCAAAGCGCATGTGAGTCGTCACTATCGGATGGTTTCTAACCCCAGCTCCCAGAATCCTCAAACTTGCTCAACATACAGAATCAATTAAATGAACTAGAAATACATTTTTTCACTGGTCAAAAGTTTGATTGTTTGATTATTTCGTCTACTCTCTAGGTAACCATAGCTGCATTCCGAATGCGGCGGCATCTTTTCCGAGCAACAACTTCTTGCTTCATCTCAGTGCCCTAAGTGACATCAGCCCTGGAGAGGTCAGAAGAGGAtgctggttggggggggggggggggggggtgaaatgtTTTGTCAGCCGATTGAATTTTTGCTAAAAATGTGAGCGCTTTAGTGTCGTTCTAATGACCATGATAGGATAGTGACAAGATTTGGCGCCTGCTGCTGAGTAAACATGAAACAACCAGATAAAGTAACAAAACTTGAACAATAACTCTAGTAGTTTGAGGTGGCTAACTGTCATTCATTGTTGTGTAAATGAATCCCTATATAGTAACTGTAATGGGAGGTCTTTTGATGTGAATGTCCTCATCTGCTAACATGTTAAACTCTGTTTCCTCACATCTCCAGGAGATCGGTATCAGTTACTTGGACTGCTGTCAGTGTGACAGGAGCCGTCATAGCAGACACAAAATCCTGAGGTAAACAACTGAAATCCCCTGTGTACCAATCATTTTGACAGACTCAAACTGTTCCTAGTTCAGTCAAGATCAATGGCCACCCTCCCAGGCAATAACGGGCAGTCCTGGGCCAGCACAGCCAAGGAGTTCTTGGCAGTTATTCCGGTGCCTTACCTATGCTCCGGTACTGATTTTTACCCCCTTAAACCCAGGGCTGGTTTGCTCTGCGGGAACCGATTTTTGGATTCATATTCACTGTATCCTGTTGAAAGGCACTTCCCCTTGAAAATCTGCAACTCCCAGAAACTGAAGGTAGTGAAGCATGAACAAAGACTGGTCTCGGTCTCTTTTCTCAGAAAATGAGaaccaaagatggtggataaattaaGATGGTTCACTCTGGTGGTTTACCGttgaaaaaagaaaaagaagTCCATTCCAGTCTACTTAAAGGCCCAGTTCAGTCAAACATTTCCTGTGCTTTATATACACTTTATATAAAAAAGTATGtgtacaccccttcaaatgagtggattcggccattttgacaggtgtataaaaccgagcacacagccatgcaatatccatagacaaacattgtcagtagaatggccttattgaagagctcagtgactttcaacttggtaccgtcataagatgccacctttccaacaagtcagtctgtcaaatttctgccctgctagagctgccccggtcaactgtaagtgctattattttgaagtggaaacatctaggagcaacaatggcacgaccgcaaagtggtaggccacacaagctcacagaacgggaccaccgattGCTGAAGCGATttgcgtgtaaaaatcatctgtcctcggttgcaacactctctACCGAGTTCCaagctgcctctggaagcaacgtcagcacaagaactgttcgtcgggagcgcCATGAatggggtttccatggccgagcagccgcacacaaacctaagatcaccatgcgcaatgccaagcgtcggctggagtggtgtaaagctcatccctattggactctggagtgatgaatcacgcttcaccatctggcattccggcggacgaatctgggtttggcggctgccaggagaacactacctgcccgaatgcatagtgccaactgtaaagtttggtggaggaggaacaatcgtctggggctgtttttcatggtttgtgcTAGGCCCCTGAAGGGATGTAATgctacatcatacaatgacattctagacgattctgggcttccaactttgtggcactagtttggggaaggccctttcttgtttcagcatgacaatgcccccgagcacaaagtgaggtccacgcagaaatggtttgttgagatctgtgtggaagaactctcaaccccatcaaacacctttgggatgaattggaatgccgactgcgagccaggcctcatcacccaacatcagtgcccaacattaaagccttcccagaagagtggaggctgttatagaatcGATGgttggaccaactccatatgaatgtCCATGATTATGGAataagatgttcgacgagcaggtgtccacatacttttcgcCACGTATTATATATTCCCACACTGAAGATGGAATAATACTTTGAAATgttgaaaattatgataatgcccctTTGGTATAAGAGCtggaaatgtcagcctgtttttGTGGGATGGCGTTTTGGCCCGCCTGGTGACATTGGTTTGTTAGTAGACCAATACCAAAGAGTTCTAAACCTCTGCCAATaagagctagttttcagttttcaccTCCCAACTCAGaccctcccagacagtcctagctaaattcttgcttaagAAATTGCTCTTTTTGCTTCTTTTCAACGGTTTAAATTTATAACAATCACAGTAacgtacttaattgttacccagaaatgatttgatattgagattaaaATGTCTGCATTAGACCTTTAACTGGTTGTCTCCCCCATAGACACCAATGCAATAGCAGCTAAGTCTATtctacttagttcattgacttTCAATGAACCAGAACAAAACAGCGAGTAGGGTGTCTCGCTTCCTCTTCCTATTCAGACCCACATTGTATTACGCTTACATAAACAGTAAGTTTACCGTGTTGAATCATGGCATTTATTTTTGAGGAGCTTGCAGATTGACGCAAATGTATTTATCAGTCTGCGTTATATTCTTTATTCTTCCTTTTGCTCTCTCGCCAAGGCAATCTTTGTCCAGAACGAGACACGCAGCCGTGTGACTTATATAACATCGTTATTCTCTTCCCAGGGATAACTACCTGTTCATCTGCTCGTGTCCAAAATGTGTGTCTCAGATGGATGAGTTGGATCTGACGtcggacgaggaggaggaggaggagggggaggccgAGGGGGATGACATGGAGGACGAGATGACGGACGTCTGAGGGGGTAAAAAGACCCGCTCTGTTcccactcaccccctccctccctaatcCACTCACTCAGCCATGCTAGCTAACTGCACAGTGAAAACCAACCTTAAAGAAGACCTTGCATATCGCCAAATATATCAAATTCGTTATGtaactaaatatttttttcaaggaAAATAAGTCACTCACTGCCCTACTCTTTGGATCTCCCCCTTGAAAAGCGTTTGCTCACATTACTGTACAGTAGCAGATGTTTTGGCTGTCACCTCTCGTGTATCTTCTGCTTATTGGAAAAGTTTACATGGAAGACGTCCAGTTCACTAATGTTTTTCATTTATCACCGTTTTTAGTACATCTAGAATGGTAGAAACCATTAAATTGGCAAGATGTCATTTATTCCTCGTGTTGAGTGCATTAGGTGTAGATTAATTCAGACAGAATTATATAGTGCCTGTTCTGCAAAGGATAATTCACTTGGCAAACCAAGTAGTGATAACATTGCAGTATAGAAGAAGTAACTGACCCTAATTAAGTACATATATTTTCATATGAGATTAGAAACGGTCATTGCAAGCGATGAGGTAACCATCAACCAGGATATTACTCTGAGACCTTGAGCTGTTGAAAGCTTTTGTCAGTTAACTATTTGCCCTTTATTGAGTAGAACAGATTTTCACTGTTATTTGACAAATGAAATTGCTGCTACTGCCCACACATGAATCAATACAACCGCAATGACTGTAATCTTCAGTGCCAACATTTTCAATGTTACCGGACAAATATGGCTAACATCGAATGACTAACTTCAATTATCTCAGTTGGCATTTCAGAGCAGTGGTGCATGAGAACAAATTGCTTTTGATGTCACACAATGAAATGCTGCCAtgtaagagcagcagtaaataatgTATGAGAATCCTAGAAATTATAATTTTT
Proteins encoded in this region:
- the LOC109893051 gene encoding SET and MYND domain-containing protein 5: MAAPQDDMFSLCVDPTKVSSCVEVRFIDKIKGKGLFAKKAIKKGDTIFIERPLVSAQFLWNSLYKYKACEFCLRALETAEDNARRLSGIPDLSLPHPELCKVHPELHQACPQCQVMYCSNECRQAAADQYHRALCLGTSQEDPNHPISKLKDAWRSMHYPPETSSIMLMARMVATVKQAQDKGHWQKLFSQFCSRAANEEEEIAHKLLGEKFQGQLTVLRTLFTTALYDDHLNRWFTPEGFRSLFSLVGTNGQGIGTSSLSQWVHACDALALTSQQREQLDSFIDQLYKDVEKETGDFLNCEGSGLFLLQSACNHSCIPNAAASFPSNNFLLHLSALSDISPGEEIGISYLDCCQCDRSRHSRHKILRDNYLFICSCPKCVSQMDELDLTSDEEEEEEGEAEGDDMEDEMTDV